CCCTCCGGCATCAGAAGACCCATGATTGACCAGCACCGCCTGACACATCTCAAGGAACTCGAAGCCGAGTCCATCCACATCATCCGCGAGGTTGCCGCAGAGTTCGACAACCCGGTGATGCTCTATTCGATCGGCAAGGATTCCTCGGTGATGCTGCGCCTGGCGCTCAAGGCCTTCCACCCGGGCAAACTGCCCTTTCCGCTGCTTCACGTGGACACCCGCTGGAAGTTCAAGGAAATGATCGCCTTCCGCGAGCGCATGGCTCGGGAGCTGGGGCTCGAGATCAAGGTGCACATCAATCCGCGCGGTGAGAAGGAAGACATCGGTCCCTTCACCCACGGCAGCGCCAAGCACACGAACATCATGAAGACCGAGGGGCTGCTTCAGGCCCTGGAGGCCGGCGGCTACGACGCGGCCTTTGGCGGCGCGCGCCGCGACGAGGAGAAATCCCGCGCGAAAGAGCGCGTCTATTCCTTCCGCGACAAGTTCCACCGCTGGGACCCCAAGAACCAGCGCCCGGAGCTGTGGAACCTCTACAACGGCAAGGTGAACAAGGGAGAGTCGATCCGCGTCTTCCCGCTCTCGAACTGGACCGAACTCGACATCTGGCAGTACATCTATCTGGAAAACATCCCCATTGTGCCGCTCTACTATGCCGCCAAACGGCCGGTGGTCGAGCGCGACGGCGTGCTGATCATGGTCGATGACGACCGCTTCCCGCTCGAGCCGGGCGAGAAAGTTCAGGAGCGTATGGTGCGCTTCCGCACCCTGGGCTGTTACCCCCTTACCGGCGCGATCGAATCGAGCGCCGACACCCTGCCGCAGATCATCCAGGAAATGCTGCTGGCCAAGCGCTCCGAGCGCGAGGGCCGCGTCATCGACTTCGACGAAGCCGGTTCGATGGAACAGAAGAAGCGCGAGGGATATTTCTAGTGTCCCATCAAAGCGAACTCATCGAGAAGGACATCGAGGCCTACCTTGCCGAGCATGAGCGCAAGGAGCTGCTTCGCTTCCTCACGTGCGGCAGCGTCGACGATGGCAAGAGCACGCTCATCGGGCGTCTGCTCCACGACTCGAAGCTGATCTACGAGGACCAGCTCCAGGCCATTCAGAAGGAATCCGAGCGCAAGGGCTCGGCAGGCGAGGGGATTGACCTCTCGCTGCTGGTGGACGGGCTGCGCGCCGAGCGCGAGCAGGGCATCACCATCGACGTGGCCTACCGCTATTTCTCGACCTCGCGCCGCAAGTTCATCATTGCCGATACGCCCGGGCACGAGCAGTACACCCGCAACATGGTGACCGGGGCCTCGACCTGCAATCTGGCAATCATCCTGATCGACGCGCGCAACGGGATCTCCACCCAGACGCTGCGTCACAGCTTCATCACCGCGCTGCTGGGGATCAAGCACATCGCCGTGGCCATCAACAAGATGGACCTGATGGACTTCTCGCAGGAAGTCTTCAACAGGATTCGCGACGAGTACATGGTTTTCGCCGACAAACTCGGCATGAAGGACGTGCAGTTCCTCCCGCTCTCGGCCCTCAACGGCGACAACGTCGTGGACCGCAGCGAGAACACACCGTGGTACGACGGCCCGGCGCTCATGGAGTATCTGGAGACTGTTCCCATTGCCGGCGACCGCAACCTCGACGACTTCCGCTTCCCGGTGCAGTACGTCATCCGCCCGAACCTCGATTTCCGCGGCTTTGCCGGGACGATCGCTTCGGGCATCGTGAGGCCCGGCGACGAAGTGATGGTGCTTCCCTCGCGCAAGACGACGCGGGTCAAAGATATCGTCACCTTCGACGGAAACCTGGACGAGGCCTTCACCCCGCAGGCGCCCACCATCACGCTCACTGAAGAAGTGGATGTGAGCCGCGGCGACATGATCGTGCGCAAGGACAACCTGCCCCATGTGGGACAGGACGTCGACGCCATGATCGTGTGGATGGCCGAAGAACCGATGGTCCCGGGCAAGTCCTACTGGATCAAGCACACCACGCGGCTCACCAACGCGCTCGTCTCCACGCTTCACTACAAGGTGGACGTGAACACGCTCGAGCGCGGGCAGGCCCCGACGCTTGCACTCAATGAGATCGGCCGCTGCGGGGTCACCCTCAGCGAGCCGCTGTGCTGGGACCCCTACACGAAGAACCGCAACACCGGCGCCTTCATCGTGGTGGACAAGATGACCAACGTCACCGTCGGTGCGGGCATGATTCTCGATCCCGAAGTGGGCGATCCCTATTCCGAGGGCGCCGATCTGGGGCCGGCCAAGGGCGCGGGTGAGGCAAGTGAGTACCGGCCGCTCACCGGCATCGAGCGCTCCATGCGCTTTGGCCAGCAGCCGCTCACGGTGCTGCTCACCGGGCACATCGGCGCCGGCAAGCGCAGCATCGCCTACGGCTTGGAGCGCAAGCTCTTCGAAGCCGGCCGTACCGCCTTTGTGATCGATCCCGAGAAATCGCGCGAGGGCATGGGCAAGGATCTGGGCTACTCCAGCGAAGCGCTTGATACCCTGGTGGAGCGCGAGGCCGAGACCGCAAGACTGCTGAGCGGCGGCGGACTCATCTGCCTGCTCCCGGCGGTCGCCCCCTCGCGCGCGGCGCGCCACCGTGTGCGCGAGCTGGTGGGCGCCGAGCGCTTCCTCGAAGTTCACGTCTCCGCAGCCATCGACGTCTGCCGAGAGCGGGATTCGAGCGGGCTCTATGCCAGGGCTGATTCCGGCGAGATCAAGGGCCTTCCCGGCGTGGACGGCCCCTACGAAGCGCCCGCCGAGCCGGACCTCACCCTCGCGGCCTTCGATCTTTCGCTCGGCGAGTGCGTCGAGCGGCTGTATGCTCTTCTCGAAGAGCGCGGCTTCCTGCGCGCCAGCCTCTAGGCCTTATCGCACCAGCTTCCAGCAGCAATACAGATAGACGCCGATTGTCGGATAAAACGTCGCCGCGAACCCGAACGCGCGCGCGACGGGTGAGATGGCGTAACCGATTCTGAACGTGACTCGCCCGATCACGAAGAGGATCGCCAGCGCGCCGAGCACGCGCAGGGAATCTCCATTCAGCAGCGTTGCCAGCGCCATGTGCCCGACGAATGCCAGCGCGACCTGTTCGAGCGTGTTCCGCAGATAGCGCAGGTCAATCTCCAGCGCGGGAAGCGGCTCCCCGGGGGCCTGGGGCGCGGGACCGCCCTCGATGATTCGTTCATCAAAGAACCGGCGCCTGGCGATGAGAGCGATTCCAAGTAGCAGCGTCGCCCCCGGCAGCAACTCCCAGCGCAGGGCATAGGTCAGTTGTTCGCCCATCGACGTTGCCGCGGGCTCTGGCAGGAGGCCCGGCACAAGCCAGAGGAAGAGCGCCGCGAACAGCACCGCGCCCGCCATGCCGGCCAGCACGCGCCGCCGCTGTGATTGAAAGCTCATGGGCCCAGCTTCTCACAGAAGCCCGAGAATCCGCAATCCTTCCCGGAGGTGGCGCTCGCTCACCCCCGTGATTGATCCGCGCGCGCCGGGATTTTAGGCTGGAGTCAGTCTGGGAGGGTGTCGAAAATGCCAGCAGTTACTCCGTTCGAGCTTCGAAAAATGCCGCGTGAGGATCTGGTGATTCTGTTCAAGGAACTACCGAGCCCCTCGCTCGAAGAGATGAACGGCGAGTTCGCCGCGACGCTGCTTGACCAGGGCGCCGCCTGGGAAAACCTTGTTGGCAAGCTGGCCATCAACCTTCCGGGCAAGTGGCGCTCGAAGGCGTTCCTTCCGGTCTCTTCTTCGGCCAGTCGCGGCTACAACGGGTTCGTCCTTCGCGGCCGGGATGTGCGGCGTTTCCAGATGCGAACCTCCGTAGGTGCCTCGAAGCTCACCACCGGCGAGAGCTACCACCTCGACTACTCCACCTACAACGGCGGCTATATAGGGACGATGCGCGATGAAGTCCGCAAGGTGGACGAGCATC
This genomic stretch from Chrysiogenia bacterium harbors:
- the cysD gene encoding sulfate adenylyltransferase subunit CysD — its product is MIDQHRLTHLKELEAESIHIIREVAAEFDNPVMLYSIGKDSSVMLRLALKAFHPGKLPFPLLHVDTRWKFKEMIAFRERMARELGLEIKVHINPRGEKEDIGPFTHGSAKHTNIMKTEGLLQALEAGGYDAAFGGARRDEEKSRAKERVYSFRDKFHRWDPKNQRPELWNLYNGKVNKGESIRVFPLSNWTELDIWQYIYLENIPIVPLYYAAKRPVVERDGVLIMVDDDRFPLEPGEKVQERMVRFRTLGCYPLTGAIESSADTLPQIIQEMLLAKRSEREGRVIDFDEAGSMEQKKREGYF
- the cysN gene encoding sulfate adenylyltransferase subunit CysN, which produces MSHQSELIEKDIEAYLAEHERKELLRFLTCGSVDDGKSTLIGRLLHDSKLIYEDQLQAIQKESERKGSAGEGIDLSLLVDGLRAEREQGITIDVAYRYFSTSRRKFIIADTPGHEQYTRNMVTGASTCNLAIILIDARNGISTQTLRHSFITALLGIKHIAVAINKMDLMDFSQEVFNRIRDEYMVFADKLGMKDVQFLPLSALNGDNVVDRSENTPWYDGPALMEYLETVPIAGDRNLDDFRFPVQYVIRPNLDFRGFAGTIASGIVRPGDEVMVLPSRKTTRVKDIVTFDGNLDEAFTPQAPTITLTEEVDVSRGDMIVRKDNLPHVGQDVDAMIVWMAEEPMVPGKSYWIKHTTRLTNALVSTLHYKVDVNTLERGQAPTLALNEIGRCGVTLSEPLCWDPYTKNRNTGAFIVVDKMTNVTVGAGMILDPEVGDPYSEGADLGPAKGAGEASEYRPLTGIERSMRFGQQPLTVLLTGHIGAGKRSIAYGLERKLFEAGRTAFVIDPEKSREGMGKDLGYSSEALDTLVEREAETARLLSGGGLICLLPAVAPSRAARHRVRELVGAERFLEVHVSAAIDVCRERDSSGLYARADSGEIKGLPGVDGPYEAPAEPDLTLAAFDLSLGECVERLYALLEERGFLRASL
- a CDS encoding MAPEG family protein, encoding MAGAVLFAALFLWLVPGLLPEPAATSMGEQLTYALRWELLPGATLLLGIALIARRRFFDERIIEGGPAPQAPGEPLPALEIDLRYLRNTLEQVALAFVGHMALATLLNGDSLRVLGALAILFVIGRVTFRIGYAISPVARAFGFAATFYPTIGVYLYCCWKLVR